A window of Acidobacteriota bacterium genomic DNA:
ACATCGGCGACCGCATTCAGGTCAAGATCCTCAAGTTCGACCGCCTGGAAGAGAAGGTTTCGCTGGGCTACAAGCAGCTCACCGAAGATCCCTGGCTCAGCGCCACCGAGCGCTTTCCCAAGGGCACCCGGGTGGTGGCCCGGGTGGTCAGCATCACCGACTACGGCGCTTTCGTCGAGTTGGAAGAAGGCGTGGAGGGCTTGATCCACATCTCCGAGATGACCTGGAACAAGCGCATCAAGCACCCCTCCAAGCTGCTCAGCGTGGGAGACGAGGTGGAAGCCCAGGTGCTCGACATGAACGCCGAAGACCGGCGCATCTCGTTGGGCATGAAGCAGACCGAGCCCAATCCCTGGGACGACATCGAAGAGAAGTACGCCATCAACTCCATCATCAAAGGAATCGTGCGCAACATGACCGATTTCGGCGCCTTCGTGGAGGTGGAGGAAGGCGTGGAGGGATTGGTTCACGTTTCCGACTTGAGCTGGACCAAGAAAGTCAAGCATCCCTCCGAGATCCTCAAGAAGGGGCAGGAGGTGCAGGCCATGGTGCTCAACGTGGACGCCGACAACCAGCGCCTCTCGCTGGGCATCAAGCAGCTTGAGCCCGACAAGTGGGAAGAATTCTTCTCCCACCATCAGATCGGAGACGTGCTGCAAGGCAAGATCGTGCGCTTGACCGGCTTCGGCGCCTTCATCGAGGTGGCCGACGGCATCGAAGGACTTTGCCATGTCTCGGAATTGGCCGAAGAGCGCATCGAAGATCCCGAAGACCACTTCTCGGCGGGCCAGGAAGTGAAGGTCAAGATCATCAAGATGAACTTGCTGGAACGCAAGATCGGACTCTCCATCAAGGCTCTGCAGGGCGAGGACCGCGGAGCCGCGCGCGACGCCTCCTGGAGCTACAAGCCGGCTGAGGTGGCCAAGACCTCTCTGGCCGAGAAATTCGATGCCCTGGGCGCTTTCAAGCGCCGCAGCGACAAGGCTGAGGAGGAAGGCGCCCCCCAAGAGGCCTCGGCTGCCGAGGAGGTTGCCGAAGAGGAGGCCGCCCCGGCCCAAGAGGCCGCCGAGCCGCAAGCCAAAACTGAAGCCAAGGAAGAGGCTAAGGCCGAGGAAGAAGCTAAGGCCAAGGAAGAGGCTAAGGCCGAGGAAGAAGCTAAGGCCAAGGAAGAGGCTAAGGCCAAGGAAGAGGCTAAGGCCAAGGAAGAGGCTAAGGCCAAAGAGGAGGCGGAGGCCGTGGTCAAGGAAGAGTCCAAGGCTGAAGCCGAAGCCGAGGCCGAGCAAGCCCCAGAAGAGGCCGCTGGAGAAGAAGAGCCCGAGGAGAAGGCCGAGGAAGAGGCCAAGAAGACCAAGAAAGCCGCGGCCGAGCCGGAGTCCTCCGGCGAGGAGGCGGCCGAGGAGGAATCCAAAGAGTCTTCCGAAGAGGAAAAATCGGACGACTAGGGCCACTGGGTGGCCAACAAGTTCACACACGAATCAAGTTTCAGCGACCGCGCTGATGGCTCTCGGCGGTACGAGGCTGCTCGCTAGGCCCTTGGCGGCGGAAAGGAAGGAACCATGACGAAAGCCGAACTGGTCGATGCCGTGGCCAAAAACTCGGATCTCAGCAAGAAGGACGCGGAAGTCATCGTTCAGACCGTACTGGACAGCATAGTCCACTCCCTGAAGTCGGGAGAGAAGGTCGAACTGCGCGGCTTCGGCAGCTTCCGCCTGCGGGAGCGGGCCTCCCGTCAGGGGCGCAATCCCAAGACGGGCGAAAAGGTCTTTGTTCCGGCCAAGAAGGTGCCCTACTTCAAACCGGGCAAGGATCTCAAGGAACTGATTAACGACTGACCCGACGAGCAACCTCCTGGGCGGTTCGTCTCCTGCCTTTGCAGACGGGGACGACCCGCCCTCGGCTTTTCTCCCCGGCCTTTCCCCATTGCTTCCCCCGTGGTTGCCGGACCGCTCTGAAAATCACCTTAATCTTCACCTTGAAAGATCTCTTGGACGGGCACTGCCTCCAAGGGATGCAGTTGAAAACCGTCCCCGTGCTCAAAAGCGCTCAAAAAGCACAAAGGCACTTTTGCGCAAATCGCAAATCGGGACGCTTTTGGGCCTTTCCTCCCCTAAAGCCTCACGAAGTAAAGGGAAATGCCCGGCTGTCGCATCGGAGGCCCTTTCCCGTCCCGGCTGGCTTTCGTAAGTACCTGTCAAATCGATTTTTTTCTGGCTGCCAGCATGAATTTTCAAGCTTCCGGCAGGAAAAAATCGAAAAAATATTTGAAGCCGCTTCAGCCTCATGGTAGGGTAACTTTCGTTTTTCGCCGGACTCCCCCGAAGAAATCCAGCGCGATTATCCACAGTTGTGCAAAAGCTGTGGAAAAAGTGCGTTTGCAGGGGTGGCTCACGAGTTAGTCCTCCCGGACTTCTGTTCTAATCGGAATTTATAGTTTTTTGCATTGGCAAGCAGGTCATTCACATGGAGCTGTGGGACAGCGTATTGGAGACCGTCAAGGGTCGTGTCTCCGAACAGAATTTCGAGGTTTGGTTTCGGCCCACCTCGCAGAAGGCAAGAGACGGATCGAAGCGGACCTTATCGGTTCGCGTCCCTAATAAGCATTTCAAGTACTGGCTGTCCAAGCACTACCGCGACATCATCGAGGAGGCCTTGGCCGAGGCGGGCGCGGAAGGCTATCAAGTGCAGTACGCGCTGGAGGGCGACGATCAGCCCATCAGTCCCCAGGCCGCCGACGGCGGCGAGGGCGGCGGCGAAGTTTCGGCGCCGCTCAAGGGCCTGAATCCCAAGTACAACTTTTCGGATTTCGTGGTGGGCTCCTGCAACCAGTTCGCCCATGCCGCCTCGGTAGCGGTAGCCGAGCAGCCTGCAACCGCCTACAATCCCCTTTTCATCTACGGCGGAGTCGGCCTGGGCAAGACCCACCTGATGCACGCCATCGGCCACACCATCCACTCGGTCAAGCCTTCCCTGCAGCTCACCTACATGTCGTCGGAACGCTTCATGAACGAGCTGATCAACGCCATCCGCTACGACCAGACCCCTCAGTTCCGCGAGAAATACCGCAGCATCGACGTGC
This region includes:
- the rpsA gene encoding 30S ribosomal protein S1; translated protein: MSATAESKTEEGKTAAASPKAAKKPSVPENTPVIELSPEVNQDDLEQAYEKSFRNLSEGEVVPGKVLKVTDSKVVIDVGYKSEGIIDISEFTDEEGKADVEVGEMVDVLLENTEDSEGYIVVSREKAERMKIWDSIEKAYNDQETITGRVIERVKGGLSVDIGVRAFLPGSQVDLHPVRNLDALRGEELRLRVIKVNKRRGNIVLSRKAVLEEEYYKLRETTLRELEEGRIFEGVVKNLTDYGAFVDLGGIDGLLHITDMSWGRVNHPSDLFNIGDRIQVKILKFDRLEEKVSLGYKQLTEDPWLSATERFPKGTRVVARVVSITDYGAFVELEEGVEGLIHISEMTWNKRIKHPSKLLSVGDEVEAQVLDMNAEDRRISLGMKQTEPNPWDDIEEKYAINSIIKGIVRNMTDFGAFVEVEEGVEGLVHVSDLSWTKKVKHPSEILKKGQEVQAMVLNVDADNQRLSLGIKQLEPDKWEEFFSHHQIGDVLQGKIVRLTGFGAFIEVADGIEGLCHVSELAEERIEDPEDHFSAGQEVKVKIIKMNLLERKIGLSIKALQGEDRGAARDASWSYKPAEVAKTSLAEKFDALGAFKRRSDKAEEEGAPQEASAAEEVAEEEAAPAQEAAEPQAKTEAKEEAKAEEEAKAKEEAKAEEEAKAKEEAKAKEEAKAKEEAKAKEEAEAVVKEESKAEAEAEAEQAPEEAAGEEEPEEKAEEEAKKTKKAAAEPESSGEEAAEEESKESSEEEKSDD
- a CDS encoding integration host factor subunit beta, with translation MTKAELVDAVAKNSDLSKKDAEVIVQTVLDSIVHSLKSGEKVELRGFGSFRLRERASRQGRNPKTGEKVFVPAKKVPYFKPGKDLKELIND